One Desulfonispora thiosulfatigenes DSM 11270 DNA window includes the following coding sequences:
- the codY gene encoding GTP-sensing pleiotropic transcriptional regulator CodY: MDTQVLLEKTRVMHQLLQKASSNALQFDNIATELKSVLDCNVYIIDKEGKLLGRSEIYELSTFGLEELEGKQFSEECIRWFSGFNQTEVNIDREESKVIVTPVLTSGEKMGAVIYARKEQAFSPLEVILAEYGSSVAGMQIMRTINLKIENEARKKNVVQLALEVLSYSELEAVKYIFNEIEGSEGFLVASKLAEQYKLTRSVIVNALRKLESAGVIDARSLGMKGTYIKVLNDYLYDELAEV; the protein is encoded by the coding sequence ATGGACACACAGGTTTTATTAGAAAAAACGAGAGTAATGCATCAATTATTACAAAAGGCATCATCAAACGCTTTACAATTTGATAATATCGCAACTGAGCTTAAATCCGTATTAGATTGTAATGTATATATTATAGATAAAGAAGGTAAATTATTAGGTCGTTCTGAAATTTATGAATTAAGTACATTTGGTTTGGAAGAGTTAGAAGGAAAACAGTTTTCAGAAGAATGTATACGCTGGTTTTCAGGCTTTAACCAAACTGAGGTCAATATAGATAGAGAAGAAAGTAAGGTTATAGTAACACCAGTATTAACAAGTGGTGAGAAAATGGGTGCTGTTATTTATGCACGTAAAGAACAAGCCTTTTCTCCTTTAGAAGTTATTTTAGCTGAGTATGGGTCTTCAGTTGCTGGTATGCAAATTATGAGAACGATTAATTTAAAAATTGAAAATGAAGCTAGAAAGAAAAATGTTGTGCAATTAGCTTTAGAAGTTTTATCCTATTCAGAATTAGAGGCAGTAAAGTATATTTTTAATGAAATAGAAGGTAGTGAAGGATTTTTAGTAGCAAGTAAATTAGCAGAACAATATAAGTTAACCCGTTCAGTAATTGTAAATGCTCTGAGAAAGTTAGAAAGTGCAGGAGTTATTGATGCGAGATCTTTAGGCATGAAAGGTACATACATAAAGGTTTTAAATGATTACTTATATGACGAATTAGCTGAGGTATAA
- a CDS encoding ComF family protein, which yields MIAHLLELLFPTPRICPLCGNKQEHLKICNSCLHKIDDLQNVYGKCLKCGTYGHSGENCENCFYWPEYIQENIAMVPFENEYRKLLHKFKFQKQGWLADAMIPLMADQVKRRKIKIDLIMPVPLHIKRVRERGFNQAALLASKIARELQVTYDEKILIRKKNTSHQTGKNQRKRSTNLKDAFIVLNEESINNKNILIIDDVITSGATLRECSKVLVQKGAKGIYGLTWASGINEDSLEG from the coding sequence ATGATAGCACATCTTTTAGAATTGCTCTTTCCAACCCCCAGGATATGTCCTTTGTGTGGAAATAAACAAGAGCATTTAAAAATTTGCAATTCTTGTCTCCATAAAATAGATGATTTACAAAATGTATATGGTAAATGTCTGAAATGTGGCACCTATGGACACAGTGGGGAAAATTGCGAAAATTGTTTTTACTGGCCTGAATATATTCAAGAAAATATAGCTATGGTTCCTTTTGAAAATGAATATCGTAAACTATTACATAAATTTAAATTTCAAAAACAAGGTTGGCTAGCAGATGCAATGATTCCATTAATGGCAGATCAGGTTAAAAGGAGAAAAATTAAGATTGACCTGATTATGCCAGTACCCCTACATATAAAAAGGGTTAGGGAAAGAGGATTTAATCAAGCTGCACTACTAGCTAGTAAGATTGCTAGAGAGCTTCAGGTGACATATGATGAAAAAATATTGATAAGAAAAAAGAATACATCACATCAAACAGGAAAAAATCAGCGAAAAAGAAGTACTAATTTAAAAGATGCTTTCATAGTATTAAATGAGGAAAGTATTAATAATAAAAACATTTTAATTATTGATGATGTTATTACTTCAGGTGCAACCTTGCGTGAATGTAGTAAGGTCTTAGTACAAAAAGGGGCAAAAGGTATTTACGGCTTAACTTGGGCATCAGGAATAAATGAGGATAGCTTGGAGGGATGA
- a CDS encoding basic amino acid ABC transporter substrate-binding protein, which produces MKRFLSISLIMLMMLSIVALAGCAKTEKPAEENAQGDEDKVYIVGTEPTFAPFEMKDEKTGEITGFDIELIKAIAEDQGFKVEVQAMGFDGLINAIKTGTIDIVASGMTIDEARQKEVDFSTPYINSGLALAVQADNEDIKSVNDLKGKVVSVQIGSTGAKKAQELKDQGLLGEVKTFDTVDIVMREVDNGNVDGTINDLPVTNAYIVKSANSLKVLENLTSEEYGFAVQKGNDLKAKIDAGLKNVKENGKYAELEQKYFQ; this is translated from the coding sequence ATGAAAAGGTTTCTTAGTATTTCATTAATTATGTTAATGATGCTTAGTATTGTAGCTTTAGCTGGGTGTGCAAAAACGGAAAAGCCAGCAGAGGAAAATGCACAAGGTGATGAGGATAAAGTTTATATCGTAGGAACTGAGCCTACATTTGCTCCATTTGAAATGAAAGATGAAAAAACAGGAGAAATTACAGGTTTTGATATTGAATTAATTAAAGCAATTGCTGAAGACCAAGGATTTAAAGTAGAAGTACAAGCAATGGGATTTGATGGCTTAATTAATGCTATTAAAACTGGTACTATTGATATCGTAGCTTCTGGAATGACTATTGATGAAGCTAGACAAAAAGAAGTAGATTTTAGTACTCCTTATATCAATTCAGGATTAGCTTTAGCTGTACAAGCTGATAATGAAGATATTAAATCGGTAAACGATTTAAAAGGTAAAGTAGTAAGTGTACAAATTGGTTCTACAGGAGCTAAAAAGGCTCAAGAACTTAAAGACCAAGGTTTACTTGGAGAAGTAAAAACCTTTGATACTGTTGATATAGTAATGAGGGAAGTAGATAATGGTAATGTAGACGGTACTATTAATGATTTACCTGTAACAAATGCGTATATTGTTAAATCAGCGAACTCTCTTAAAGTTCTTGAAAATTTAACAAGTGAAGAATATGGATTTGCAGTACAAAAAGGTAACGATTTAAAAGCTAAAATTGATGCTGGTCTTAAAAATGTAAAAGAAAATGGTAAATATGCAGAATTAGAACAAAAATACTTTCAGTAA